In Pedobacter sp. WC2423, the following are encoded in one genomic region:
- a CDS encoding lysoplasmalogenase, whose translation MGLIKKYLLFNLTYALLFILVLVSGYKQFALLNYGLIPFITLVLIVFFCLTTHLSGRFHQRLFTGLVFALTGSTLFLLRGYNPSWFSYGLVAFLICHLFYIGAFYLDFRSAQELDKKGARIAIFSSAITFTAFYFYLRPHLGTLRLPVLACIFIVALLIMMAAFRNQRVNQVSFKLILTGVLFFITADALLAHTYFISPFEFSDLLMSIIYMIAQYLIVIGGAERKLIRPLTAD comes from the coding sequence ATGGGGTTGATAAAAAAATACCTGCTATTTAACCTGACTTATGCACTGCTATTTATATTGGTGCTGGTTTCCGGATACAAGCAATTCGCGCTTTTAAATTACGGTTTGATACCTTTTATTACATTGGTATTAATCGTGTTTTTCTGCTTAACTACACATTTAAGCGGACGTTTCCATCAAAGGTTATTTACAGGTTTGGTTTTTGCCCTTACCGGCAGTACTTTGTTTCTGCTGAGGGGCTATAATCCGTCCTGGTTTTCTTATGGGCTGGTAGCCTTCCTGATTTGCCATCTGTTTTATATTGGTGCTTTTTACCTTGATTTCCGCTCTGCTCAGGAGCTGGATAAAAAGGGGGCAAGGATCGCCATATTCAGTAGTGCCATCACTTTTACTGCTTTTTATTTCTATCTCAGACCACATTTGGGTACCTTAAGGTTACCGGTACTCGCCTGTATTTTTATTGTTGCCTTATTAATCATGATGGCAGCCTTTAGAAATCAGCGCGTAAATCAAGTCAGCTTTAAGCTGATTCTTACCGGTGTCCTGTTTTTTATTACGGCTGATGCACTCTTAGCACATACTTACTTTATCAGTCCTTTTGAATTTTCTGATCTGCTGATGAGTATAATTTATATGATTGCTCAGTACCTGATCGTCATAGGAGGGGCAGAACGAAAATTAATCCGTCCTTTAACAGCTGATTAG
- a CDS encoding copper homeostasis protein CutC: MIEMEVCANSVSSALEAQLGGAKRVELCASLTEGGTTPSYAEIKLARQLLTIEVFPIIRPRGGDFLYSDLEFELMKEDIKICKTLQCEGIVTGILTAEGKIDKVRCAELIELAKPMQVSFHRAFDMVIDMEEALEDLISLGVIRVLTSGGKATALDGSEKLAGLIKQAAGRITIMPGAGVSSSNIKQLIFKTGAKEFHASARKNQASKMLFRNSELSMGNDADEYSSSFTDAELVKKLLELANSAE; the protein is encoded by the coding sequence ATGATTGAAATGGAAGTTTGCGCCAACTCTGTAAGCTCTGCATTGGAGGCACAACTTGGAGGCGCAAAACGGGTAGAATTATGTGCAAGCCTGACTGAAGGTGGAACTACGCCCAGCTACGCTGAAATTAAACTGGCCAGACAACTCCTGACTATTGAAGTTTTTCCGATCATCAGACCACGCGGAGGCGACTTCCTGTATTCAGATCTGGAGTTTGAACTTATGAAGGAGGATATAAAAATATGTAAAACGCTGCAATGTGAGGGTATCGTCACTGGTATCCTGACTGCAGAAGGCAAGATAGATAAAGTACGTTGTGCGGAGCTGATTGAACTCGCAAAGCCGATGCAGGTTTCTTTCCACCGGGCATTTGATATGGTTATTGATATGGAAGAAGCTTTAGAAGATCTGATTTCACTCGGCGTGATCCGTGTGCTGACTTCGGGAGGTAAAGCAACAGCACTGGATGGTTCGGAGAAATTAGCCGGGCTGATCAAACAGGCAGCCGGCAGAATTACGATTATGCCTGGTGCTGGTGTCAGCAGTTCAAATATTAAACAACTGATTTTTAAAACCGGGGCAAAAGAATTTCATGCTTCAGCCAGAAAAAACCAGGCAAGTAAAATGTTATTCAGGAACAGCGAATTAAGTATGGGAAATGATGCAGATGAATATAGTTCTTCTTTTACAGACGCAGAACTGGTCAAAAAATTACTGGAACTGGCAAACAGTGCGGAATAA
- the pbpC gene encoding penicillin-binding protein 1C, producing the protein MSIKLKPVSKLLIGDGVVFLLLCWFLLCLPARLFVSPTSYVVEASNGELLSAAIAADGQWRFPAADTIPDKFAKCIIAFEDKRFYKHPGIDILAMARAMKQNFRARGIVSGGSTLTMQTIRLSRRQDRTVAQKLFEILLAIRLEVRSSKQEILKLYAANAPFGSNVVGLEAAAWRYFGRSPQSLSWGEMATLAVLPNSPRLVHPGRNITRLITKRNNLLDALAKLKIIDLATANLSKLEPVPGKPRPLPQDAPHLLNRFKTERARLNISATRIRSTLDESLQLKINSLLKRYNNRYRANDIDNIAALVLNVKNGTVMAYAGNIYQPENAALESHVDMIKAPRSPGSTLKPLLYASMLNDGLILPKTLIPDIPTQIGNYSPQNYDLGYDGAIAADRALSRSLNIPAVRLLQTYKYPRFYDQLKKLGFSTLNQPADHYGLSLILGGSEVTLWDLAKTYMGMARSLNHYNDYKGYYNPHDYDAPVYVQQKNIEKPEENELQRNSFLDNGSIWNTFNAMEELMRPGDEGLWEQFSSAQRLAWKTGTSFGFRDAWAIGLTPDYVVCVWVGNADGEGRPGLTGIDVAAPVLFDIFRQLPKGKWFETPKNKLKQLTICRQSGYKASEYCPDRVNELVPFAGEKTIVCPYHKIIHLDHSSTFRVTDQCVSPANMVHQPWFILPPAMEYYYKIKHSDYKPLPPFMEGCGNTGNNYVMDMIYPKNNAAIYIPLEFDGKRGKVVFTATHKNAAAQIYWHIDNEYVATTAHTHQLSLSPAPGKHTLTLVDDQGERFVQQFTILDREKY; encoded by the coding sequence ATGAGCATAAAATTAAAGCCGGTTTCAAAACTGCTGATTGGCGATGGTGTAGTATTCCTGTTATTGTGCTGGTTTTTACTCTGCCTGCCTGCCAGACTATTTGTCTCTCCCACTTCTTATGTCGTGGAAGCTTCCAATGGAGAATTATTGAGCGCCGCCATTGCCGCAGATGGGCAATGGCGCTTTCCTGCTGCTGACACTATACCTGACAAATTTGCAAAATGTATTATCGCATTTGAAGACAAGCGGTTTTACAAACATCCCGGAATAGACATTCTGGCGATGGCAAGGGCGATGAAACAAAACTTCCGTGCCAGGGGAATTGTAAGTGGCGGCAGTACACTGACCATGCAAACGATCCGGCTTAGCCGCAGACAAGACCGTACGGTTGCTCAAAAGTTATTTGAAATCTTACTGGCGATCCGCCTGGAAGTTAGAAGCTCTAAACAAGAAATCCTCAAATTATACGCTGCTAACGCACCATTTGGCAGTAATGTAGTTGGCCTGGAAGCAGCAGCCTGGCGCTATTTCGGCAGAAGCCCTCAATCACTTTCCTGGGGAGAAATGGCTACATTAGCTGTTTTACCCAATAGTCCTAGACTGGTACATCCGGGCCGCAATATTACCCGGCTGATTACCAAGAGAAATAATCTGCTTGATGCGCTCGCTAAATTAAAAATCATAGATCTGGCTACAGCTAATTTGTCCAAGCTGGAGCCCGTACCCGGTAAACCAAGGCCACTACCACAAGACGCGCCCCATTTGCTGAATAGATTTAAAACCGAAAGAGCCAGATTGAATATCTCTGCCACGCGCATAAGGTCAACTTTAGATGAATCTTTGCAATTAAAGATCAATTCTTTATTAAAAAGATATAACAACCGCTATCGGGCAAATGATATTGATAATATTGCTGCGCTGGTGCTGAATGTAAAAAACGGGACAGTGATGGCTTATGCGGGGAATATTTATCAGCCGGAAAATGCCGCATTGGAAAGTCATGTAGATATGATCAAGGCTCCGCGCAGTCCCGGCAGTACCTTAAAACCCCTGTTATATGCCAGTATGTTAAATGACGGGTTGATCCTTCCTAAAACTTTAATTCCTGATATTCCTACCCAAATCGGTAACTATTCTCCGCAAAATTATGATCTAGGTTATGATGGAGCAATTGCTGCCGATCGTGCATTGAGCCGCTCATTGAACATTCCCGCTGTTCGTTTATTACAGACTTATAAATATCCCCGCTTTTATGATCAATTAAAAAAACTGGGATTTTCTACGCTTAATCAACCCGCAGACCACTATGGTTTATCCTTAATTCTTGGTGGCAGTGAAGTCACGCTATGGGATCTTGCCAAAACTTATATGGGCATGGCCAGATCACTCAACCATTATAATGATTATAAAGGATATTATAACCCGCATGATTATGATGCCCCGGTTTATGTACAGCAAAAAAACATAGAAAAACCAGAAGAGAACGAACTCCAGCGTAACTCATTTCTTGACAATGGATCTATCTGGAACACATTTAACGCGATGGAAGAATTGATGCGTCCTGGTGACGAAGGACTCTGGGAGCAATTTTCCTCTGCACAACGTTTAGCCTGGAAAACCGGGACAAGTTTTGGGTTCAGAGATGCCTGGGCAATTGGCCTTACTCCTGATTATGTAGTTTGTGTCTGGGTAGGAAATGCAGATGGTGAAGGCAGGCCCGGATTGACTGGAATTGACGTTGCTGCACCAGTATTATTTGATATTTTCAGGCAGCTGCCTAAAGGTAAATGGTTCGAAACACCAAAAAACAAATTAAAACAACTGACAATTTGTCGTCAGAGCGGCTATAAAGCCAGTGAATATTGTCCTGACCGGGTGAATGAGCTCGTTCCTTTTGCAGGAGAAAAAACAATAGTTTGCCCCTACCACAAGATCATACATCTTGACCATAGCTCCACTTTCAGAGTCACAGATCAATGTGTAAGTCCGGCAAATATGGTCCACCAGCCCTGGTTCATTCTGCCACCGGCAATGGAATATTATTATAAGATCAAGCATAGCGACTATAAACCTTTGCCTCCATTTATGGAAGGATGTGGCAATACCGGTAATAATTATGTGATGGATATGATTTATCCAAAGAATAATGCGGCAATTTATATTCCGTTAGAGTTTGATGGTAAAAGAGGAAAAGTTGTTTTTACCGCAACACATAAAAATGCTGCTGCTCAGATTTACTGGCATATAGATAATGAATATGTAGCAACAACTGCACACACACATCAGCTGAGCCTGAGCCCGGCTCCGGGCAAACATACGCTAACACTGGTGGATGATCAGGGAGAAAGATTTGTTCAGCAGTTTACCATACTGGATCGGGAAAAATACTAA
- a CDS encoding N(4)-(beta-N-acetylglucosaminyl)-L-asparaginase, producing the protein MFDRRKFIKCSALSASLMAIDKSGMANILPSAPVVAGKPIVISTWDFGIAANHAAWEVLSTGGRAVDAVEKGVQVPEADPKNQSVGYGGLPDRDGKVTLDACIMDDLGNCGSVAALEHIMHPIAVARLVMEKTPHVMLAGDGALQFALENGFQKINLLTPESEKAWKEWLKTAKYEPIMNIENKLYDKASPTRLPGNQYNHDTIGMLALDANGNLSGACTTSGMAFKLHGRVGDSPIIGAGLYVDNEVGGATSTGVGEEVIRNVGSFLVVELMRQGYPPEEACKEAVMRIIKKKPAKAKEIQVGFLALNKKGQYGAYAIQKGFSYAVCNTAKKDLLIPGKSYY; encoded by the coding sequence ATGTTTGACCGTAGAAAATTCATTAAATGTTCCGCATTATCAGCCTCGCTTATGGCCATTGATAAAAGCGGAATGGCTAACATTCTTCCTTCTGCTCCTGTTGTTGCCGGAAAACCAATTGTCATTTCTACCTGGGATTTTGGGATTGCCGCTAACCATGCCGCCTGGGAAGTATTATCAACTGGTGGCCGCGCAGTTGACGCTGTAGAAAAAGGCGTACAAGTTCCGGAAGCAGATCCCAAAAACCAGAGTGTAGGTTATGGCGGCTTACCAGACAGGGATGGAAAAGTAACCTTAGATGCCTGTATTATGGACGATTTGGGTAATTGCGGTTCAGTAGCTGCCCTTGAACATATTATGCACCCTATTGCTGTTGCAAGGCTGGTGATGGAAAAAACGCCGCATGTAATGCTTGCAGGTGATGGAGCTTTACAATTTGCACTGGAAAATGGCTTCCAGAAAATAAACCTGCTCACACCAGAAAGTGAAAAAGCATGGAAGGAATGGCTTAAAACTGCAAAGTATGAGCCGATCATGAATATTGAAAATAAATTATACGATAAAGCATCCCCAACCAGGTTACCAGGAAATCAATACAACCATGATACTATAGGAATGCTCGCGCTTGATGCGAATGGTAATTTATCGGGCGCTTGTACCACGAGTGGAATGGCTTTTAAATTGCATGGACGGGTAGGTGACAGCCCTATTATTGGTGCAGGTCTGTATGTAGACAATGAAGTTGGCGGAGCGACTTCGACCGGTGTTGGTGAAGAAGTGATCCGTAATGTAGGCAGTTTTCTTGTCGTGGAATTAATGCGTCAGGGTTATCCACCAGAAGAGGCTTGTAAAGAAGCAGTAATGCGCATCATTAAAAAGAAACCGGCAAAAGCTAAAGAAATCCAGGTAGGTTTCCTGGCCTTGAATAAAAAGGGACAATATGGGGCCTATGCAATTCAAAAGGGATTCAGCTATGCGGTTTGTAACACAGCAAAGAAAGACCTGTTAATTCCTGGAAAAAGTTACTATTAA
- a CDS encoding queuosine precursor transporter, which produces MTFKTKESRLLLILGSFFVANTILSEFIGVKIFSVEATLGIKHFNINLLGVPNLSFHMSAGVLTWPLIFIMTDIINEYFGMKQVRFLSILTAVLIGYAFFIVWGAMNLSSSDFWVNQQINGQPVNMDNAFAGIFGQGMWIIMGSIVAFLVGQFADVVIFHKIKKITGERALWLRSTGSTLVSQLIDSFVVIFIAFYLNPQYHWSWQMVAAIGLVNYTYKFLVAILMTPILYLVHHIIDNYLGKDLANKLIKMAGR; this is translated from the coding sequence ATGACTTTTAAAACAAAAGAGAGCAGGTTATTACTCATATTAGGAAGTTTTTTTGTAGCTAATACTATTCTATCTGAATTTATTGGGGTTAAAATATTTAGTGTGGAAGCTACCCTGGGAATCAAACACTTTAATATCAATTTATTAGGTGTTCCGAACTTATCATTTCATATGTCTGCCGGGGTACTTACCTGGCCGCTGATCTTTATCATGACTGATATTATCAATGAATATTTCGGGATGAAGCAAGTACGTTTTCTTTCGATACTGACTGCTGTGCTGATTGGTTATGCTTTTTTTATTGTCTGGGGCGCAATGAATCTCAGCTCTTCAGATTTCTGGGTAAATCAGCAGATTAACGGACAGCCTGTAAATATGGATAATGCCTTTGCTGGTATATTCGGGCAGGGAATGTGGATTATTATGGGGTCTATCGTTGCCTTTCTGGTTGGCCAGTTTGCAGATGTGGTGATCTTTCATAAGATTAAAAAAATAACTGGGGAGCGTGCATTATGGCTCAGGTCTACGGGCTCTACACTGGTATCTCAACTGATAGATAGTTTTGTAGTCATATTTATTGCTTTTTATTTAAATCCTCAATATCACTGGAGCTGGCAAATGGTAGCAGCGATAGGATTAGTGAATTATACTTATAAATTTTTGGTTGCCATTCTGATGACACCTATACTTTACCTGGTTCATCATATTATTGATAATTACCTGGGGAAAGACCTGGCAAATAAACTGATCAAGATGGCAGGGAGGTAG
- a CDS encoding bifunctional 5,10-methylenetetrahydrofolate dehydrogenase/5,10-methenyltetrahydrofolate cyclohydrolase, which translates to MQLLDGKFASEKIKLEIAAEAADFLAQSGRKPHLLAILVGNDGGSETYVASKMKNCEKVGFQSSLIRYDTEVTEKELLQKIQEINSDAGVDGLIVQLPLPKHIDPEKVTEAIDHRKDVDGFHPVNLGRMMRNLPCFIPATPYGILLLLKAYGIDTAGKHCVVVGRSNIVGSPMSILMARNANPGNCTVTLTHSKTTNLKEIALQADIIIAAIGKKNFVTADMVKPGAIIIDVGINRETSETTRSGYKLYGDVDFENVAPLASWITPVPGGVGLMTIVGLLKNTLASAKKEIYS; encoded by the coding sequence ATGCAGTTACTGGACGGAAAATTCGCATCAGAGAAGATTAAATTAGAAATAGCAGCAGAAGCGGCTGATTTTTTAGCACAAAGCGGACGTAAACCTCATTTACTAGCCATATTGGTTGGTAATGATGGCGGAAGTGAGACTTATGTGGCCAGCAAGATGAAAAACTGCGAAAAAGTAGGCTTTCAATCTTCGCTGATCAGATATGATACAGAGGTAACTGAAAAAGAGTTACTTCAAAAAATTCAGGAGATCAATAGTGATGCAGGCGTAGATGGACTGATTGTTCAGCTTCCGCTTCCAAAACACATTGATCCGGAGAAAGTTACTGAAGCAATAGATCATCGTAAAGATGTAGATGGGTTTCACCCGGTAAATTTAGGCCGTATGATGCGTAATCTGCCTTGTTTCATTCCTGCTACTCCTTATGGAATTTTACTTTTACTAAAAGCTTACGGAATTGATACCGCGGGAAAACATTGTGTAGTTGTAGGACGAAGCAATATTGTAGGTAGTCCGATGAGTATTTTAATGGCCCGGAATGCAAATCCGGGAAATTGTACCGTGACACTTACGCATAGCAAAACTACAAATCTGAAAGAGATTGCTTTGCAGGCAGATATTATTATTGCTGCTATCGGTAAAAAGAATTTTGTGACTGCAGATATGGTTAAACCTGGTGCGATCATTATTGATGTAGGTATTAACAGAGAAACTTCTGAGACGACCAGGTCTGGCTATAAATTATATGGTGATGTTGATTTTGAGAACGTAGCGCCTTTAGCTTCATGGATTACACCTGTTCCGGGTGGAGTTGGTTTGATGACTATTGTTGGCTTGCTTAAAAACACATTGGCTTCAGCTAAAAAAGAAATCTATTCTTAA
- a CDS encoding nitrilase family protein, with the protein MENPNYLKINNLKITIFQAYLFWENIDKNLQNISLRLSSGVKEKTDLIVLPEMFNTGFSMNAKELAEEMDGKTMTWMADSAARYDCVVTGSLIIKENNNYFNRMIWMLPTGEYQHYDKRHLFGMGEEDQTYTSGQDKIVVELKGWKIRLAVCYDLRFPVWLRNNDPSYDVLLIVASWPDKRIPHWKALIPARAIENQSYVVAVNRVGHDGKEVYHSGHSMCIDAFGNTVYYKPEDEDLYTFSINYDDLIKIRRDFPFLKDADQFKLMN; encoded by the coding sequence ATGGAGAACCCAAACTATCTCAAAATAAATAATCTAAAAATCACCATTTTTCAAGCTTATTTATTCTGGGAAAATATAGATAAAAACTTGCAGAATATATCCCTGCGTTTGTCTTCAGGCGTAAAGGAAAAAACAGATCTTATCGTATTACCAGAAATGTTCAACACAGGTTTTAGCATGAATGCTAAAGAGCTTGCCGAAGAAATGGATGGTAAAACAATGACCTGGATGGCAGATTCAGCAGCCAGATATGACTGTGTAGTCACAGGAAGTCTCATTATCAAAGAAAATAACAATTACTTTAACAGAATGATCTGGATGCTGCCAACAGGCGAATATCAGCATTACGATAAAAGACATCTGTTTGGTATGGGCGAAGAAGATCAAACGTATACTTCAGGGCAGGACAAGATTGTTGTAGAATTAAAAGGCTGGAAAATCAGGCTTGCTGTATGTTATGATCTCAGATTCCCTGTCTGGTTAAGGAATAATGATCCGTCTTACGATGTATTGCTGATTGTGGCAAGCTGGCCGGATAAGCGTATTCCACACTGGAAAGCACTGATCCCGGCAAGGGCGATAGAAAACCAGAGTTATGTGGTAGCTGTTAACCGCGTAGGCCATGATGGAAAAGAAGTTTACCATAGCGGCCATTCTATGTGTATTGACGCTTTTGGAAATACGGTATATTATAAGCCAGAAGATGAAGATCTTTATACTTTTAGTATCAATTACGACGATCTGATAAAAATACGCAGAGACTTTCCTTTTCTGAAAGATGCTGATCAGTTTAAATTGATGAATTAA
- a CDS encoding methionine aminotransferase gives MIATYSKLPGTSNSIFSVMSQLAAEHNAINLSQGFPDYDCDPELIELVADAMRSGHNQYAPMAGIQSLRELVAGKVNLKYGSNYHPDTEVTITAGGTQAIFTVLTACIQPGDEVIIFEPAYDCYAPTIKMLGGLVKSYEMVPPDYTIDWEMVKKLFTASTKMIILNSPHNPTGTVLTAKDIEALIKLTKGTDVLVLSDEVYEHLVYDGVKHNSLAAYAELRDRTFIVASFGKLLHTTGWKAGYCIASEQLMKEFRKIHQFNVFSVNTPMQVGIANYLKDPAVYLGLAGFFQEKRDLFRSLLEQTKFKLLPCKGSYFQCVSYGHFSDEEDTVLAKRLITDFGVASIPVSAFYIRNTDHQVLRFCFAKRQDTLEKSVERLMKL, from the coding sequence ATGATAGCTACATACTCGAAACTTCCGGGAACATCCAATAGTATTTTTTCAGTGATGTCCCAGTTAGCGGCTGAACACAACGCCATTAACCTTTCTCAGGGATTCCCTGATTACGATTGTGATCCTGAATTAATTGAACTGGTGGCCGATGCGATGAGAAGCGGACATAACCAGTATGCACCGATGGCTGGTATTCAATCTTTAAGAGAACTGGTTGCCGGTAAAGTAAACCTTAAGTATGGATCAAACTACCACCCTGACACCGAGGTTACCATTACCGCTGGTGGTACACAAGCAATTTTCACCGTTTTAACTGCCTGTATACAGCCGGGTGATGAGGTTATTATTTTTGAACCTGCTTATGACTGTTATGCACCTACTATAAAAATGCTGGGTGGCCTGGTCAAATCTTATGAGATGGTACCTCCCGACTATACGATCGATTGGGAAATGGTTAAAAAACTATTTACTGCCAGCACAAAAATGATCATTCTCAATAGCCCGCACAATCCAACAGGTACGGTGTTAACAGCTAAAGATATTGAAGCGCTGATTAAGCTGACCAAAGGTACTGATGTACTGGTACTGAGTGATGAGGTTTATGAGCACCTGGTTTATGATGGCGTAAAACATAATTCCCTGGCTGCCTATGCAGAGTTACGTGACCGGACTTTTATTGTGGCCTCTTTTGGTAAGCTATTACACACCACAGGCTGGAAAGCTGGCTATTGTATAGCGTCTGAACAATTAATGAAAGAATTCAGGAAAATACATCAGTTTAATGTTTTCAGCGTAAATACTCCGATGCAGGTTGGAATTGCCAATTACCTGAAAGATCCGGCTGTTTACCTTGGATTAGCTGGCTTTTTCCAGGAAAAGCGTGATTTATTCCGTTCATTGCTGGAGCAAACCAAGTTTAAATTACTACCTTGTAAAGGTTCCTACTTTCAATGCGTGAGTTATGGTCATTTTAGTGACGAGGAAGATACTGTTTTAGCAAAAAGGTTAATTACAGATTTTGGTGTGGCATCTATCCCCGTTTCCGCATTTTATATCCGGAACACGGATCATCAGGTACTGCGCTTTTGTTTTGCTAAAAGGCAAGATACACTCGAAAAATCCGTTGAAAGATTAATGAAACTATAA
- a CDS encoding RNA-binding protein: MKIFITGLPLEVGEDELTAVFGDFGQVKSLRIIKDRETGQSRGFGFVEMPVDEEAKEAIKRMNGGDYNGNRIKVAEAQEKPNTGGAGGGGGFKRNNNNRERSY; the protein is encoded by the coding sequence ATGAAGATATTTATTACAGGCCTTCCGTTAGAAGTAGGGGAAGATGAATTAACAGCCGTATTTGGTGATTTCGGTCAGGTAAAATCACTTAGAATTATCAAAGATCGTGAAACTGGTCAGAGTCGTGGTTTTGGTTTCGTAGAGATGCCAGTAGACGAAGAGGCTAAAGAAGCGATCAAGAGAATGAACGGTGGTGATTACAATGGTAACCGTATTAAAGTTGCTGAAGCACAGGAAAAACCTAATACTGGCGGTGCTGGTGGTGGTGGTGGTTTCAAACGCAACAACAACAACAGAGAAAGAAGCTATTAA
- the lepA gene encoding translation elongation factor 4, producing the protein MKHIRNFCIIAHIDHGKSTLADRLLEYTNTITQRESQAQLLDDMDLERERGITIKSHAIQMDYIQDGQPYILNLIDTPGHVDFSYEVSRSIAACEGALLIVDASQGIQAQTISNLYLALEHDLEIIPILNKMDLPGAMPEEVKDQIIELIGCKREEIIPASGKTGQGVHDILRAIVERVPAPKGNPEGELQALIFDSVFDSFRGIVAYFKVLNGEIRKKDKVKFVATGKEYIAEEVGTLKLKQSPKDVIKTGDVGYIISGIKEAREVKVGDTITHKDRPSSEPIKGFEEVKPMVFAGIYPVDTDEFEDLREAMHKLQLNDASIVFEPESSAALGFGFRCGFLGMLHMEIIQERLEREFDMTVITTVPNVSYQAMTTKGELIIVNNPSDLPDPSKMEYVEEPYIKANIITKSEFVGPVMSLCIQKRGIIVNQSYLTSDRVELVFEIPMGEIVFDFYDRLKTISKGYASFDYHQIGYRKSDLVRLDILLNAEPVDALSSLIHRSNSYDFGKRICEKLRELIPRQQFEIIIQASIGAKIIARETVKALRKDVTAKCYGGDISRKRKLLEKQKKGKKRMRQVGNVEIPQTAFMAVLKLD; encoded by the coding sequence ATGAAGCACATACGTAATTTTTGCATAATTGCACACATTGACCACGGTAAAAGTACCCTGGCCGACCGTTTACTTGAATACACGAATACCATCACCCAGAGAGAGTCGCAGGCTCAGTTACTGGATGACATGGATTTGGAGCGTGAACGCGGTATTACCATTAAAAGTCATGCTATCCAAATGGACTATATCCAGGATGGACAACCTTATATATTAAACTTAATCGACACTCCCGGACATGTGGATTTCTCTTATGAGGTTTCCCGCTCAATTGCTGCCTGCGAGGGTGCATTATTGATCGTAGATGCTTCACAGGGAATTCAGGCCCAAACGATTTCCAACCTTTATTTAGCATTGGAGCATGATTTAGAAATCATCCCTATTTTAAATAAAATGGACTTGCCAGGCGCCATGCCAGAAGAGGTAAAAGATCAGATTATTGAGCTGATTGGCTGCAAAAGAGAAGAGATCATCCCTGCTTCGGGAAAAACAGGTCAGGGTGTTCACGATATACTTCGTGCGATCGTTGAACGTGTACCTGCACCTAAGGGAAATCCTGAAGGTGAATTACAAGCATTGATCTTTGACTCCGTATTTGATTCATTCCGTGGTATTGTAGCTTATTTCAAAGTATTAAACGGAGAAATCCGTAAAAAAGACAAAGTGAAATTTGTAGCTACCGGCAAGGAATATATTGCAGAGGAAGTAGGTACTTTAAAATTAAAACAATCTCCTAAAGATGTCATCAAAACTGGTGATGTGGGTTATATCATTTCTGGTATTAAAGAAGCCAGAGAGGTAAAAGTAGGTGATACAATTACCCATAAAGACAGACCAAGTTCTGAACCGATCAAAGGTTTTGAAGAGGTTAAGCCAATGGTATTTGCCGGTATTTACCCGGTAGACACGGATGAGTTTGAAGACTTAAGGGAAGCCATGCATAAATTGCAGCTGAATGATGCTTCTATCGTATTTGAACCTGAATCTTCAGCAGCATTAGGCTTTGGTTTCCGTTGCGGATTCCTGGGCATGTTACACATGGAGATCATCCAGGAGCGTTTAGAGCGTGAATTTGACATGACAGTAATTACTACTGTTCCCAACGTGTCTTATCAGGCGATGACTACCAAAGGTGAGCTGATCATTGTCAATAATCCATCGGATCTTCCTGATCCAAGTAAAATGGAGTATGTAGAAGAACCTTATATCAAAGCAAATATCATTACCAAATCTGAGTTTGTTGGCCCGGTAATGTCTCTTTGTATTCAGAAAAGAGGAATTATCGTCAATCAGTCTTACCTGACTTCAGACCGTGTGGAACTTGTTTTTGAGATTCCTATGGGAGAAATTGTATTTGATTTTTATGATCGTTTGAAAACTATCTCCAAGGGATACGCTTCTTTTGATTATCATCAGATCGGTTACCGTAAGTCTGATCTGGTTAGATTGGATATTCTTTTAAATGCAGAACCGGTTGATGCTTTATCTTCGTTAATTCACCGCAGTAATTCTTACGATTTTGGAAAAAGAATCTGTGAGAAACTGAGAGAATTAATTCCGCGTCAGCAGTTCGAAATTATTATCCAGGCTTCTATTGGTGCTAAAATTATCGCCAGAGAAACGGTAAAAGCTTTACGTAAAGATGTAACTGCTAAATGTTACGGTGGTGATATTTCACGTAAGCGTAAACTGTTGGAGAAACAGAAAAAAGGTAAAAAACGTATGCGCCAGGTAGGTAATGTGGAAATTCCACAAACTGCATTTATGGCTGTACTTAAATTAGATTAA